GTCTCGGCAGCCAGTTGCTCGCGGCCGCGCTCGGGGCGAACGTCCGGCGGGCCGCGCATCGGGAGATCGGATGGTATCCCGTGCGGCTGCGCGCCGAGGCTCGAAACGACCGGCTGCTGGGCGGGCTTCCGGAGGAATTCGTCGCCTGCCACTGGCACAGCGATGTCTTCGATCTTCCGGCAGGCGCGATCCCGCTCGCTTCCTCCGAGCTTACAGAGGTTCAGGGCTATCGCTACGGCGACAACGCCTGGGGACTCCTGTTCCATGCGGAGATGACGCAGCAGATCGTCGCGGCGCTGGTCGGGGAGTTCGGCGAGGGGCTCAAGCGGGTGGGAATCGACGGCGACGAGATCCTGGCGTCGGCGCCGCGCCATCTCCCCGGCCTCGGCAAAATCGCCGAGACGATTTTCGGCCGCTGGGCCGCGCCGATCCAGGGGACATGATTCCAGCCCGGCTCGCTCGCGGACAAGGCGACGAGCGTATCCGCTCAGAACAGCACGGACGGCAGATACGCGCCGACCGGTTCGTTATACAAACCCGTCGTCATCAGGGTCATCGGTTGAACGATCCGTAACCCTTTGCCCAGGCACCAGCGCATCAGCTCGTTGTTGCGCGTAGGGACGAGAAATCCAGGGCCGCCGAATGAGTCCGCTGCGCCGATCAGCGCCTCGACGTCCTCATTCGTCTCGCCGACGGTATGGCCGAAGAAAGCGATCGCGGAAGTGTAGCCGCTGATACGGCCCGCGCGTTCGACGACGGCGGCGTGCCGCGGCCTGAGCGCCTCGCGCAACTCGCCGGTGCGATTATGGCCGTGGACGCGAACGCATAGCCGGGCGCATTCCTCAAGGTCGTTTTCGCGCGCCGGCCGCACGGCGTATCCGGGAATAGAAAGCTTAAGCGGCGCACTCTGAAAGACGCTCAGCGGTTCGCGCGAGTCGAAACCCAGCTTGGTGTAAAGGCTGAGCGAGCGGCAATGATAGGCCGACTGGACGAGCCGCACGCCGGGAAAGCGGCGCGCGGCGGCGCGTTCCATCGCAGCCTGCATCAGGCGCCGCCCGATCGCGCGGTCTTGAACCGCGGGATCGACGGTTATCGGCCCGATGCCGGCGATCGGACTGCGCTCGTCGAGAACGTTGCTGCCGACGATGCGCCCGTCGAGTTCGGCGACCACTTTGTAGAACCCCGGATTTGCCAGCACGAAGGACAGGACCATGATGGCGCTTTCGGGATCGGGAAAGTCGGGCGGAAAGTTGTGCTCCTCGGCGATCGTTTTGAAGGCCTCGTAGGCGATGATGCCGCAGGCCTGCGCGTCATCGATTCTGCCTTCCCTCAGTTTGACGTCCATCGGTGACCTTCCAGCGCGCTCCGGCGTTTTCTGATCTCGCAGAGATTAGCCCGGATGGTTCTGCTGATGGAATACGCCGCGCCCGGCGCGGGTCTGCTCGAACGCGAGCAGCTTTTTCTTCGTCTCGAGGCCCCATCGATAACCCGTGAGCTTGCCATTGGCGCCGATGGCGCGATGGCACGGAATCAGAATCGACACCGGGTTCGATCCGTTGGCGTGGCCGACGGCGCGCGCCGCCGACGGCCGTCCGATACGGGCCGCGATCTCGCCGTAACTCTTTGTCGCGCCCTCGGGGATGGCGCACAACTCGCGCCATACACTCAGCTGAAACGGAGTTCCGCTAACCTCAAGCGCCGCCTCGCATCGCGTAGTTTCGCCGCCGAGGTAGCGCAGCACGGCATCCGCGGCGGGACCCGCGGCGGCGTCGTCGCGGGATACTTTGGCCTCGCGAAAATCTCGCCTGAGCTCGCTCTCCTGGAACGCGTCGGAGTGATGCACCGAAAGGGCGCAGATCCCGCGCGCGGTCACCGCAACCAGCATCCGACCGAACGGCGAATCGACGATGGTGTAGCTGATCTCGGCGCCGCGTCCGCGCGGGCCCCATTCGGCGGGAACGATTGATTGATTCATGACGGAGTTCCTCGATTGGTTTGCTCTCGATTTTAACTGGAGACAAGAGCTTCAACCCCGAACGTCCCGATTTGTAAAAAAGGTTCCGCCATCGCCCAAGATTTCCACCTTCGTCGTGAACATCCTGCATGCGACCTAAAAAACCGCGGCCTTTGCACGAGGATCCTTCGGCGCCCGGCGGCATGTTTTTTGGACCCGCTCGGCAGAGCCGCTCCATACAAAGCGGTTTCATCGAAAGGGAGGATTTTTCGCATGCTATTCAAACCCTGCGCGATCGCCGTTTGCGCGACGGTCTTCGCCATGACCATCACATTACCGTCGTCGGCTATGATCGTGGCAAACAGAAGCTCGGCGCGAAGCGTCGCCGCGCTTTATGCGCAGGCCGACGCGGCGAGTCCTCGCACCATCGATGATGCAACGTTGAAACGCACCGCGGCCGCGTATGTGAAGGTGCGGGATATAGCGGAAAAGGCGCAGCAGGAAATCAGCAGCACCGACGACACCGCCCGGAAGGAGCAGTTGGCGACTCAGAGCGAGTCTGCGAAGGTCGAAGCGGTGAAACAGGAGGGGATGGACCCGCAGGAGTACAATGCTGTCCTTCAGCTAGTCAAAACGGATAGCGCCTTGCAGCAGAAATTCCTTTCCTACGTGCAAGGGCTAGGGCATGCATCGTAGCCATGGCCGATCTTGCAAAGCGGCTTCAGGCGCAACGCCTGGAGAAGCGGCGTGCATAGGTTGGTACGCCGATCACGCACGAACGGCATCGCCCGGGCGGCGGTGCCGTTCGTGTGCCGCGCAAAAATTACCCTTTGGGCAATTTCAGGACCCGCTCGCCGATGATGTTGTGTTGGATCTCGCTCGAGCCCGCCGCGATCGTAAGCCCGCGCGCCGCCAGCGTGCGCATCGCCCAGCGCCCGCCCTCGATCGCTCCGACCGATTCCTTCATCAGCGCGCCGTAGGCTCCGAGCAGTTCGTCCGCGAACATCGCGACGCGCAGGTTGAGTTCGGTTGCGAACAGCTTGCCGAAAGAGGTCTCGGCCCCCGGCACCTTGCCCTTGAGTTGAGCGGTCAGTCCGCGATAGCGGCTAAGCCGCAGGCATCGCGATTCAATCGCGAACTGCGCGAGTTTCTGGCGAACGTAAGGATGGCGATTCGCGGGCAGCCCCTCGAATTCGATCCCGTGCGACAGTTCGATTAGCTCGTTGATCGTGCGCTCGACCGGATGGCGCGTGCCGCCCGACGCGCGTTCCCACATCAGAGTCGCGATCGACACCTGCCATCCCTGGTTGAGCTCACCGACCAGGTTCTCTTTGGGTACGCGGACGTTGTCGTAGAATACTTCGTTGAATCCCGACTCGCCGGTTATCTGCATCAGCGGGCGGACCGTGATCCCGGGGCTTTTCATGTCCACCAGCAGGTAGGAGATTCCTTTGTGCTTGGGCGCCGCGGGGTCAGTGCGCACCAGCAGCACCTGCATGTGGGCGCGCTGCGCGAGGCTGGTCCAGACCTTCTGGCCGTTGACCACGAATGAATCGCCCTCGAGCACGGCGCGGGTCTGCAGACTCGCGAGGTCGGAGCCGGAATTGGGCTCGGAGTAGCCCTGACACCAGATCTCCTCGCCGGTGAGCATCTTTGCGAGATAGCGCTCCTTCTGCTGCTCGGTGCCGAGCAGGATGATGGTCGGGCCGATGCGATCGATCGCAAGCTGATTGGCGCCGTAAAGCGGCAGGCCCAGGCGCAACACTTCGTCCTGGTAGATTGCCTGGTCGATGAGCGAAGCGCCGCCGCCGCCCCATTGCTTCGGCCAGTGCAGCGCGACGTAGCCGGCGTCGTAGAGGCGCCGATGATATTCGAGCAGGCCGCGCCATTTCGCGTCGTCACCGACGTCGAGCAGGCTCGCGGTCGAAGCGCCCATCCCGTCGCCTCGCCGGCCGAAGAGTTCGCCCGAGGTCTTTTCCAGCCAATCGCGCAGGCGCGAGCGAAAGGCCTCCTGCTCCGGGGTGTAACTGAAATCCATATCGTCTCTCCGTTGCGATACTGCGCTTGAAGCCGCTGCTCGCGCGCCGTCCGTTCGGGCACTATAGCAATGGCTGGCGCGGATGGTCAGCCGGTCGGCCATGCGCGCGGGCGCTTTGCCCGCGGCGCCGGTCGTTTGCTATATGACTTGGGTTTGCTTGCCGGATAGCACGCGCCCGCAATTCGCGGGCGGCAAG
This genomic stretch from Candidatus Binataceae bacterium harbors:
- a CDS encoding methylated-DNA--[protein]-cysteine S-methyltransferase, which codes for MNQSIVPAEWGPRGRGAEISYTIVDSPFGRMLVAVTARGICALSVHHSDAFQESELRRDFREAKVSRDDAAAGPAADAVLRYLGGETTRCEAALEVSGTPFQLSVWRELCAIPEGATKSYGEIAARIGRPSAARAVGHANGSNPVSILIPCHRAIGANGKLTGYRWGLETKKKLLAFEQTRAGRGVFHQQNHPG
- a CDS encoding GNAT family N-acetyltransferase, coding for MDVKLREGRIDDAQACGIIAYEAFKTIAEEHNFPPDFPDPESAIMVLSFVLANPGFYKVVAELDGRIVGSNVLDERSPIAGIGPITVDPAVQDRAIGRRLMQAAMERAAARRFPGVRLVQSAYHCRSLSLYTKLGFDSREPLSVFQSAPLKLSIPGYAVRPARENDLEECARLCVRVHGHNRTGELREALRPRHAAVVERAGRISGYTSAIAFFGHTVGETNEDVEALIGAADSFGGPGFLVPTRNNELMRWCLGKGLRIVQPMTLMTTGLYNEPVGAYLPSVLF
- a CDS encoding acyl-CoA dehydrogenase family protein translates to MDFSYTPEQEAFRSRLRDWLEKTSGELFGRRGDGMGASTASLLDVGDDAKWRGLLEYHRRLYDAGYVALHWPKQWGGGGASLIDQAIYQDEVLRLGLPLYGANQLAIDRIGPTIILLGTEQQKERYLAKMLTGEEIWCQGYSEPNSGSDLASLQTRAVLEGDSFVVNGQKVWTSLAQRAHMQVLLVRTDPAAPKHKGISYLLVDMKSPGITVRPLMQITGESGFNEVFYDNVRVPKENLVGELNQGWQVSIATLMWERASGGTRHPVERTINELIELSHGIEFEGLPANRHPYVRQKLAQFAIESRCLRLSRYRGLTAQLKGKVPGAETSFGKLFATELNLRVAMFADELLGAYGALMKESVGAIEGGRWAMRTLAARGLTIAAGSSEIQHNIIGERVLKLPKG
- a CDS encoding gamma-glutamyl-gamma-aminobutyrate hydrolase family protein (Members of this family of hydrolases with an active site Cys residue belong to MEROPS family C26.); this encodes MAKVWVLQHHPAENLGAIADALESAALAWQYVRVFGGHPIPADMKGAGGLIVMGGPEAVYQLDRYPYLRAEIALIQSALKAGRPVLGICLGSQLLAAALGANVRRAAHREIGWYPVRLRAEARNDRLLGGLPEEFVACHWHSDVFDLPAGAIPLASSELTEVQGYRYGDNAWGLLFHAEMTQQIVAALVGEFGEGLKRVGIDGDEILASAPRHLPGLGKIAETIFGRWAAPIQGT
- a CDS encoding DUF4168 domain-containing protein, with translation MLFKPCAIAVCATVFAMTITLPSSAMIVANRSSARSVAALYAQADAASPRTIDDATLKRTAAAYVKVRDIAEKAQQEISSTDDTARKEQLATQSESAKVEAVKQEGMDPQEYNAVLQLVKTDSALQQKFLSYVQGLGHAS